A stretch of the Flavobacterium aquiphilum genome encodes the following:
- a CDS encoding DUF6377 domain-containing protein: MNRFLLFAIVSFQFFPLFSQNNSNTLLLAIDKTIQNNSYYTKKKEHGINQLKASLKHTVVPEQKYTITQKLYNEYQSYQSDSALVYARKNFQIAENLNNLEKLNQAKFNLVSIMGTLGMYKEGIDVLNTITITSTPNLKGSFYGVSRVVYGQMADNASSQQEKEKYLLLSKKYRDSCINFYPSNSTPYIIAKADWYLDNKKPEETLDLLLPFFPKIHKNDPNRAIISYIISQAFKRKKDRNQEKKWLSISALSDLELAKKEYISLRSLAFLLYEDGDIERAYTYIKRSLDDAVLCNARLRTYEISKMLPIISESYQQQNETNRFQLVLFLTSASILALILLTLLFLLIRQMKKLSKAKSDLSMANDKLSELNAELNSFNEKLNISNDTLTEANYLKEIYIGRYMDQCSDYLGKLDEYQRKLNVLVTTGKINDLINAVKSKEYIENELKEFYANFDKTFLQLYPNFIRDFNALLIPEEAIQPKEGEQLNTELRIFALIRLGIKDSAKIAVFLRYSVSTIYNYRSQLKNKSAGPRDEFEDKVMQIGTNTK; this comes from the coding sequence ATGAATCGATTTTTATTGTTTGCTATTGTTTCGTTTCAATTCTTCCCTTTATTTTCTCAAAATAATTCCAATACTCTATTACTTGCAATTGACAAAACAATTCAAAACAATTCCTATTATACAAAAAAGAAAGAACACGGAATTAACCAACTTAAAGCATCATTAAAACACACTGTTGTTCCTGAACAAAAATATACGATTACACAAAAGCTGTATAATGAGTACCAATCGTATCAATCTGATTCGGCCTTGGTTTATGCCCGAAAGAATTTCCAAATAGCCGAAAATCTTAATAACCTAGAAAAATTAAATCAGGCTAAGTTCAATCTCGTTTCCATTATGGGAACATTAGGTATGTACAAAGAAGGAATTGATGTATTGAATACTATTACAATCACATCTACTCCAAACTTAAAAGGCTCTTTCTACGGCGTCAGCAGAGTAGTTTATGGGCAAATGGCTGACAATGCTTCCTCCCAGCAGGAAAAAGAAAAGTATCTTTTGCTCTCAAAAAAATACCGGGATTCCTGTATAAATTTTTATCCCAGCAATTCCACTCCATATATTATTGCAAAAGCAGATTGGTATTTAGACAATAAAAAACCTGAAGAAACTCTTGATTTATTGCTTCCTTTCTTTCCTAAAATTCACAAAAACGATCCTAACCGAGCAATAATTTCTTATATCATTTCACAGGCATTCAAGCGGAAAAAAGATAGAAATCAGGAAAAAAAATGGCTAAGCATTTCGGCTTTATCCGATTTGGAGTTGGCAAAAAAAGAATACATTTCACTTCGATCATTAGCCTTTCTACTTTATGAAGATGGTGATATCGAAAGGGCTTACACCTATATAAAACGTTCTCTCGATGACGCCGTCCTGTGCAATGCCCGATTGAGAACTTATGAAATATCAAAGATGCTGCCCATCATCAGTGAATCATACCAACAGCAAAACGAAACCAACAGATTTCAATTAGTACTGTTTTTGACCAGTGCCAGTATTTTAGCATTAATACTACTTACTCTTTTGTTCCTGCTTATCAGGCAAATGAAAAAATTATCGAAAGCAAAGAGTGATTTAAGCATGGCCAATGATAAACTTTCAGAATTAAATGCAGAACTAAATTCGTTTAATGAAAAGCTAAATATTTCCAATGATACTTTGACAGAAGCCAATTATCTGAAAGAAATATACATTGGCCGTTATATGGACCAATGTTCTGATTATTTAGGAAAACTAGATGAGTACCAACGAAAACTAAACGTGCTGGTAACTACCGGAAAAATAAACGATTTGATAAATGCTGTAAAGTCTAAAGAATATATCGAAAATGAATTAAAAGAGTTTTATGCAAACTTTGACAAAACCTTTTTGCAACTCTATCCTAATTTCATTCGCGATTTTAATGCTTTATTAATACCCGAAGAAGCTATTCAACCAAAAGAAGGCGAACAACTCAATACCGAATTACGGATTTTTGCGCTCATTCGTTTGGGAATAAAAGACAGTGCCAAAATTGCTGTATTCCTTCGATACTCAGTTTCTACTATTTACAATTATCGTTCACAACTCAAAAACAAATCGGCAGGACCTAGAGACGAATTTGAAGATAAAGTAATGCAGATTGGAACCAATACTAAATAA
- the pyk gene encoding pyruvate kinase: MLTNKKTKIVATLGPACSTREIIKDMIEAGVNVFRVNFSHADYEDVKNKINIIRGINEEFGYTTGILGDLQGPKLRVGVMEDGVVVNDGDLITFTTAEDIIGTSKRVFMKYQNFPNDVNPGERILLDDGKLIFEIVETDKKSEVVARVIQGGELKSKKGVNLPNTKISLPALTEKDIADAIFAIEMKLDWIALSFVKTPRDLQDLQELIAKHSEHKIPIIAKIEMPEALENMDRIVAYCDALMVARGDLGVELPAHEVPLVQKELIRRAKTARIPVIVATQMMETMITSLTPTRAEVNDVANSVMDGADAVMLSGETATGNYPVQVIQKMTQILEAVEDSPLIQVPQNSPQVRTNRFITKTICQHAAIVANAIKAKAICTLTNSGYTAFQISAWRPSAHILVFTSNKRILTQLNLLWGVKSFYYEKSVSTDETVTDVNNIVKQKGFVKKGDFLINLAAMPIIDKGMVNTLRVSEIE; encoded by the coding sequence ATGCTTACAAATAAAAAGACCAAAATTGTAGCCACTCTAGGGCCTGCATGTAGTACGCGAGAAATCATAAAAGACATGATAGAAGCAGGTGTAAATGTATTTAGAGTGAATTTTTCGCACGCTGATTATGAAGATGTAAAAAACAAAATAAACATTATTCGTGGAATAAACGAAGAATTTGGATACACTACAGGAATTTTAGGAGACTTACAAGGACCAAAACTACGAGTAGGGGTAATGGAAGATGGAGTTGTAGTAAATGATGGTGATTTAATCACTTTTACAACTGCCGAAGATATTATAGGTACTTCGAAAAGAGTATTTATGAAATACCAAAATTTTCCTAATGATGTTAATCCAGGTGAAAGAATATTATTAGACGACGGTAAATTGATTTTTGAAATCGTTGAAACCGATAAAAAATCTGAAGTTGTTGCTCGTGTAATTCAAGGTGGTGAATTGAAATCCAAAAAAGGAGTAAATTTGCCAAATACTAAAATTTCATTACCTGCATTGACAGAAAAAGACATTGCTGATGCCATTTTTGCAATAGAAATGAAATTAGACTGGATTGCACTTTCATTTGTAAAAACACCAAGAGACTTACAAGACTTACAGGAATTAATCGCTAAACATTCTGAGCATAAAATTCCAATTATTGCCAAAATCGAAATGCCTGAGGCATTAGAAAACATGGACAGAATTGTTGCTTACTGTGATGCTTTAATGGTTGCCAGAGGAGATTTAGGAGTTGAACTTCCTGCTCACGAAGTACCATTAGTTCAAAAAGAATTAATTCGCAGAGCAAAAACAGCTAGAATCCCGGTTATTGTTGCTACTCAAATGATGGAAACCATGATTACCAGCTTGACTCCAACGCGTGCCGAAGTTAATGACGTAGCCAACTCCGTAATGGATGGTGCAGATGCTGTAATGCTTTCGGGAGAGACTGCCACAGGAAATTATCCTGTACAAGTAATCCAAAAAATGACTCAAATTCTTGAAGCTGTTGAAGATTCTCCACTAATTCAAGTACCACAAAACTCACCTCAGGTAAGAACAAACCGTTTTATTACCAAAACTATCTGTCAACACGCTGCCATTGTGGCCAATGCAATCAAGGCGAAAGCTATTTGCACTTTGACTAACAGTGGTTATACTGCTTTCCAAATTTCGGCTTGGAGACCTTCTGCTCACATCTTGGTTTTTACATCCAATAAAAGAATTTTAACACAACTTAATTTATTATGGGGTGTAAAATCATTTTATTATGAAAAATCAGTTAGTACAGATGAAACTGTTACTGATGTAAATAATATTGTAAAACAAAAAGGATTTGTTAAAAAAGGAGATTTCTTGATTAACTTGGCTGCCATGCCGATTATTGATAAAGGAATGGTAAACACTTTAAGAGTTTCTGAAATAGAGTAA
- a CDS encoding IPExxxVDY family protein, whose product MAIHKLDFDDFDEIDYSLIAIHTSLEDYRLAYFINQKLHVNLNKSIKEIQITVKEGEAHFSRFHYYEKKKEISWDLIQNKNEVIHQQKEENQSLFSNIIDLEAAKKVYMLPEFKKVEYFLKIENCEMNLNLLEIMNKLNTIDNVAMTYIVDTNRIKSKNNLIF is encoded by the coding sequence ATGGCAATTCATAAACTGGATTTTGACGATTTTGACGAAATAGATTACAGTCTAATTGCTATTCACACTTCATTAGAAGATTACCGATTGGCTTATTTTATCAATCAAAAACTTCATGTAAATCTGAATAAATCTATTAAAGAAATTCAAATTACAGTTAAAGAAGGAGAGGCTCATTTTTCCAGGTTTCATTATTATGAAAAGAAAAAAGAGATTTCTTGGGATTTGATACAAAACAAAAACGAAGTCATTCACCAACAAAAAGAAGAAAATCAAAGTTTATTTTCTAACATCATTGATTTAGAAGCAGCTAAAAAAGTATACATGCTTCCTGAATTTAAAAAAGTGGAATACTTTTTGAAAATAGAAAATTGCGAAATGAATTTGAACCTTTTGGAGATAATGAATAAATTGAATACAATAGACAATGTAGCAATGACCTATATTGTTGACACTAATAGAATAAAATCAAAAAACAATTTAATTTTTTAA
- the rnc gene encoding ribonuclease III, whose protein sequence is MRFIKKIFSKSRSQEDGIFFDAIQPILGFDPATLEFYRKAFTHRSSNRIDLKGNPINYERLEFLGDAMLSSVIAAYLFNEAPLGDEGYLTKMRSKIVSREHLNELGKDLNLIQFVESKVPVHHFGENIHGNIFESLIGAIYLDKGYNYCEKFIQKRVIIPYVDIARLEGKVISYKSLVIEWCQKEKKQFHYDIYEDNAFDGQRLFGVKLSIDGKVVAKARATSKKKAEEKASQRAYFAFQEKIERK, encoded by the coding sequence ATGCGTTTTATAAAAAAAATATTCTCAAAATCCCGTTCTCAAGAAGACGGGATTTTTTTTGATGCAATTCAACCAATTCTAGGTTTTGATCCTGCAACATTAGAATTCTACAGAAAAGCATTTACTCATCGATCGTCCAATCGTATCGACTTAAAAGGAAATCCAATTAACTACGAGAGATTGGAATTTTTGGGAGATGCCATGCTTAGCTCAGTGATTGCCGCTTATTTATTTAATGAAGCTCCGCTTGGAGACGAAGGTTATTTAACAAAAATGCGCTCTAAAATAGTAAGTAGAGAACATTTGAATGAATTGGGCAAAGATTTAAATTTAATTCAATTTGTCGAAAGCAAAGTTCCTGTTCATCATTTTGGCGAAAACATCCACGGTAATATATTCGAATCATTGATAGGAGCTATCTACCTAGACAAAGGATACAACTATTGCGAAAAATTTATTCAAAAAAGAGTAATCATTCCTTATGTTGACATTGCGAGACTAGAAGGAAAAGTTATCAGCTACAAGAGCCTCGTTATTGAATGGTGTCAAAAAGAAAAAAAACAATTTCATTACGACATTTATGAAGACAATGCTTTTGATGGTCAACGTTTATTTGGTGTAAAACTAAGTATTGACGGCAAAGTAGTTGCCAAAGCCAGAGCAACTTCCAAAAAGAAAGCAGAAGAAAAAGCCTCCCAACGTGCCTATTTTGCTTTTCAAGAAAAAATTGAAAGAAAATAG
- the fabF gene encoding beta-ketoacyl-ACP synthase II, with product MALRRVVVTGLGALTPIGNNIEEFWNGLINGTSGAAPITYYDASKFRTQFACEVKNFNVEEFIDRKEARKMDRYAQYAMVASDEAIKDAGFDFEKLDKDRVGVIWGSGIGGLETFQIEVLNYAAGDGTPKFNPFFIPKMIADIAGGHISMKYGLRGPNFTTVSACASSTNAIIDAFNYIRLGHADAIVTGGSEAAVTIAGMGGFNAMHALSTRNDDPKTASRPMDKDRDGFVLGEGAGALILEEYEHAKARGAKIYCEIGGGGMSADAYHITAPHPEGLGAKNVMINCLRDAGLKPTDVDGVNMHGTSTPLGDIGESKAILQVFGEHAYTMNLNSTKSMTGHLLGATGAIEAISCILSIKHGIVPPTINHFTDDENIDPKLNFTFNVAQKREMNVVMSNTFGFGGHNACVLVKKLDYKA from the coding sequence ATGGCTTTAAGAAGAGTTGTTGTAACTGGCCTTGGTGCTCTCACTCCGATTGGTAACAATATTGAGGAATTTTGGAATGGTCTAATTAATGGTACTAGTGGAGCTGCTCCAATAACTTATTATGATGCTTCAAAATTTAGAACACAGTTTGCCTGTGAAGTAAAAAACTTCAATGTTGAAGAATTTATCGACAGAAAAGAGGCAAGAAAAATGGACCGTTACGCACAATACGCAATGGTTGCATCAGACGAAGCTATAAAAGATGCCGGTTTCGACTTTGAAAAATTAGACAAAGACAGAGTAGGTGTTATTTGGGGTTCTGGAATTGGCGGATTAGAAACTTTTCAAATTGAGGTTCTTAATTATGCAGCCGGTGACGGTACACCAAAATTCAACCCTTTCTTTATACCAAAAATGATTGCTGATATTGCAGGTGGTCATATTTCAATGAAGTACGGACTAAGAGGTCCAAATTTCACAACTGTTTCTGCTTGTGCTTCATCAACAAATGCTATTATTGACGCTTTCAATTATATTCGTCTTGGTCATGCTGATGCAATTGTAACAGGTGGTTCTGAAGCAGCTGTAACTATTGCAGGAATGGGTGGTTTTAATGCTATGCATGCTTTATCAACCAGAAATGACGATCCAAAAACAGCTTCAAGACCAATGGACAAAGACAGAGATGGATTTGTACTTGGCGAAGGTGCTGGTGCGTTAATTTTAGAAGAATACGAACACGCTAAAGCCCGTGGCGCAAAAATTTACTGTGAAATTGGCGGGGGTGGAATGTCAGCCGATGCTTATCACATCACCGCACCACATCCAGAAGGATTAGGAGCCAAAAATGTAATGATAAATTGCTTGAGAGATGCAGGCTTAAAACCAACTGATGTTGATGGTGTAAATATGCACGGAACTTCAACGCCTCTAGGAGATATTGGAGAATCAAAAGCAATTCTACAAGTTTTTGGTGAGCATGCTTATACAATGAACCTAAATTCAACAAAATCAATGACAGGTCATTTACTTGGTGCTACAGGAGCTATCGAAGCTATATCTTGTATTCTTTCGATAAAACATGGTATCGTTCCTCCAACAATCAATCATTTTACCGATGATGAAAACATTGATCCAAAATTAAACTTTACTTTCAACGTTGCTCAAAAAAGAGAAATGAACGTTGTTATGAGTAACACTTTTGGATTTGGTGGTCACAATGCATGTGTTTTGGTGAAAAAATTAGATTACAAAGCATAA
- a CDS encoding acyl carrier protein: MSDIASRVKAIIVDKLGVDENEVVTEASFTNDLGADSLDTVELIMEFEKEFDIQIPDDQAENIATVGQAISYIEEAKK; encoded by the coding sequence ATGTCAGACATTGCATCAAGAGTAAAAGCGATTATCGTAGACAAATTAGGTGTTGACGAAAACGAAGTTGTAACAGAAGCAAGCTTCACTAATGATTTGGGAGCTGACTCATTAGACACTGTTGAGCTTATTATGGAATTCGAAAAAGAATTTGATATCCAAATTCCAGACGATCAAGCAGAAAACATCGCTACTGTAGGTCAAGCTATCTCTTACATTGAGGAAGCAAAAAAATAA